One genomic window of Denticeps clupeoides chromosome 14, fDenClu1.1, whole genome shotgun sequence includes the following:
- the ube2j1 gene encoding ubiquitin-conjugating enzyme E2 J1 has protein sequence MEGQYNLRSPAVKRLMKEAAELREPTEHYHAQPLEDNLFEWHFSVRGPPDSDFDGGVYHGRIVLPPEYPMKPPSIILLTPNGRFEVGKKICLSISGHHPETWQPSWSIRTALIAIIGFMPTKGEGAIGSLDYTPEERRALAKKSEDFSCDACGCCMRAALLPLSANSAPRPEDQQAAALAQQISFKAESSTPRSASLSGGAEVESGDAQETTPPLEERADANSPADHEEPPASEAPPTPGPDGGSNSRSMSPRQRRQQQPPRRPPTFPAFPATPHPPADGSHTGSAVLIVLLTLALAVLIFRRVYLANEYKFDYEL, from the exons ATGGAGGGCCAGTACAACCTGAGGAGCCCAG CTGTGAAGAGGCTGATGAAAGAGGCAGCGGAACTCCGAGAGCCCACAGAACATTATCACGCCCAACCACTTGAG GACAACCTTTTTGAGTGGCACTTCTCTGTCAGGGGACCTCCCGATTCTGATTTCGATGGCGGGGTGTACCACGGCAGGATAGTCCTGCCCCCCGAGTACCCCATGAAGCCCCCCAGCATCATCCTTCTAACG CCCAATGGGAGGTTCGAGGTGGGCAAGAAGATCTGTCTGAGCATCTCGGGCCATCACCCGGAGacctggcagccatcttggagCA TAAGGACCGCTCTAATAGCCATCATCGGCTTCATGCCAACCAAAGGAGAGGGCGCAATCGGATCCCTTGATTACACTCCGGAGGAGAGACGAGCCCTGGCCAAAAA GTCTGAGGACTTCAGCTGTGACGCGTGCGGCTGCTGCATGCGCGCCGCTCTGCTGCCCCTCTCCGCCAACAGCGCCCCCCGGCCAGAGGACCAGCAGGCTGCAGCGCTCGCGCAGCAGATCAGCTTCAAG GCGGAGTCCAGCACACCCAGAAGCGCCAGTCTGAGTGGAGGCGCTGAGGTCGAGTCAGGAGACGCTCAGGAGACCACACCCCCCCTGGAGGAAAGA GCCGATGCCAATTCTCCAGCTGACCATGAGGAGCCGCCCGCTTCTGAAGCCCCTCCTACTCCGGGCCCCGATGGCGGCAGCAACTCCCGATCGATGAGCCCTCGGCAGCGGCGCCAGCAGCAGCCGCCTCGCCGGCCGCCCACCTTCCCGGCATTTCCCGCCACCCCTCACCCCCCGGCTGACGGCAGCCACACCGGCTCGGCCGTGCTCATCGTCCTCCTCACCCTGGCCCTTGCCGTGCTCATCTTCCGTCGCGTCTACCTGGCCAACGAGTACAAGTTCGACTACGAgctgtga
- the LOC114802959 gene encoding gamma-aminobutyric acid receptor subunit rho-2-like — MPYFTKAAFVLFGLILIGGCAKLRSGRTRRWTGAGEAHKHGAGARAPPVTPHAPHGPIGVKRAEERGAQSHSATSEIGLSLLSKKAVDMTKTRKVKTDHLLRVDDHDFTMRPAFAGPAVPVGVDVQVESLDSISEVDMDFTMTLYLRHYWKDERLSFPSTTNKSMTFDGRLVKKIWVPDVFFVHSKRSFIHDTTTENIMLRVYPDGHVLYSLRVTVTAACNMDFSRFPLDSQTCTLELESYAYTDEDLMLYWKSGDESLSTDDKISLSQFLIQKFHTSSRLAFYSSTGWYNRLYINFTLRRHIFFFLLQTYFPATLMVMLSWVSFWIDRRAVPARVSLGITTVLTMSTIITGVNASMPRVSYIKAVDIYLWVSFVFVFLSVLEYAAVNYLTTVKDGKDKKLRERAKEQSLPCTCGMSHARTMMLDGTYSEADNNSLAGYAQPPMGAEVPQEKQERMVVHLSLDNESTGTKKKGIRGFRIIQNTHTIDTYSRMIFPGAYIIFNLIYWCVYC; from the exons ATGCCTTATTTTACGAAGGCGGCGTTTGTGCTGTTCGGTCTGATTCTGATCGGAGGCTGCGCGAAGCTCAGAAGCGGCAGAACCAGGCGGTGGACCGGAGCCGGAGAGGCTCACAAGCACGGCGC GGGTGCAAGAGCGCCCCCGGTGACCCCGCACGCTCCCCACGGGCCAATCGGCGTCAAGCGCGCTGAGGAGAGGGGTGCGCAATCTCATTCCGCGACCAGTGAAATTGGTCTGag TCTACTGTCCAAGAAGGCGGTCGATATGACCAAGACGCGCAAGGTGAAAACAGACCACCTGCTGCGAGTGGACGACCATGACTTCACCATGAGACCAGCTTTCGCAG GCCCCGCTGTTCCTGTGGGAGTGGACGTACAAGTGGAGAGCTTGGACAGTATTTCAGAAGTAGATATG GACTTCACCATGACTCTCTACCTCCGACATTACTGGAAAGATGAGCGCCTCTCCTTCCCCAGCACCACCAACAAGAGCATGACGTTCGACGGGCGCCTGGTGAAGAAGATCTGGGTCCCCGACGTGTTCTTCGTCCACTCCAAAAGATCCTTCATCCACGACACCACCACGGAGAACATCATGCTCCGAGTGTACCCTGATGGCCACGTGCTTTACAGCCTGAG GGTCACCGTGACTGCAGCCTGCAACATGGATTTCAGCCGCTTTCCGTTGGACTCGCAGACGTGCACTCTGGAGCTGGAGAGCT ATGCATACACTGACGAGGACCTCATGCTGTACTGGAAGAGCGGCGACGAGTCCTTGAGCACGGACGACAAGATCTCGCTCTCGCAGTTCCTCATCCAGAAGTTCCACACCAGCTCCCGGCTGGCGTTCTACAGCAGCACAG GTTGGTACAACCGCCTCTACATCAACTTCACCCTCCGGCGCCACATTTTCTTCTTCCTGCTCCAGACCTACTTCCCGGCCACGCTGATGGTCATGCTGTCCTGGGTGTCCTTCTGGATCGACAGGCGGGCCGTTCCTGCCCGGGTATCCTTAG GCATCACCACGGTGCTGACCATGTCCACCATCATCACGGGCGTGAACGCCTCCATGCCGCGAGTGTCCTACATCAAGGCGGTGGACATCTACCTCTGGGTCAGCTTCGTGTTCGTCTTCTTATCGGTGCTGGAGTACGCGGCCGTCAACTACCTGACCACGGTGAAGGACGGGAAAGATAAGAAGCTGCGGGAGAGGGCCAAGGAGCAG TCCTTGCCCTGCACTTGTGGCATGTCCCACGCCAGGACGATGATGCTGGATGGCACGTACAGCGAGGCCGACAACAACAGCCTGGCAGGCTACGCCCAGCCCCCCATGGGGGCCGAGGTCCCCCAGGAGAAGCAGGAACGCATGGTGGTCCACCTCTCCCTGGACAACGAATCCACCGGGACCAAGAAGAAGGGCATCCGGGGCTTTCGCATCATTCAGAACACCCACACCATCGACACATACTCCCGCATGATCTTTCCTGGAGCCTACATCATCTTCAACCTCATTTACTGGTGCGTGTACTGCTGA